Sequence from the Methanobrevibacter arboriphilus genome:
TAGCAGGAATTTCATTAATAGGGATATGTCCAGGTCCTTCAATCATTGATTGAACACCAGCTTCACGACATTTATCAACTAATTCTCCGAGTATAATTAATTCTTGAACTTGAGCTCTATCTGTAGAGTCAGCTATTGCTCCTGCTCTCATTGCATTAGCTAAAGAAAGTACAACATCATGTTCTTTTGCAATATCAAGTATATAATCAAAATTTTCAAACAATGGATTTTCTCTTTCATTTTCAACAATCCATGCGGATATAAATGCTCCACCTCTACTTACAAGTCCTCCTTCTCTTCCTTGACGTTTAAGACGAGCTAAAGTTTCAATATTAACACTTGAATGAATAGCCATAAAGTCAATGCCATCTTTGGCTTGTTTTTCAATGGTTTTAAACATTATTTCTTCATCCATGTCAATTGCAGATCCAGTTTTTCGGATTGTTTCAATAGCTGCTTGATATATTGGTACACTTCCCACAGGAATATCAGACATTTTTAAAATTCTTCTTCTGATTTCATCAAGGTCTCCACCAATACTTAATTCCATTAAACTATCGGCTTGGTTATCTATAGCTATTTGAGCTTTCTTTTCTTCTTCATCAAAATCAACAATGTCAGTAGATGTTCCAATTGTTGCATTTACTTTTGTTCTAAGACCTTCTCCAATACCACAAGGAGTTATATCTCTGTTAACATTTGATGGAATTACTATAGTACCATTAGCCACAGAATTTCTTATAAATTCTTCAGAAACCCCTTCTTTTTCAGCGACTATTTTCATTTCTTCTGTAATTATCCCATTTTTTGCATCTTCTATCTGTGTCATAATTAATCACATTCTTAATTAAATAAGATCAAATTTTTATTATAACTTCAAAATTTTTACATAATTTTAAAGTTTTATAATTATTATTAATAAAAATATTTGAATAAATTTTATTTCAATCAAATTATTAACCAAAGCTAGTTCAAATAATATTTAATTTTTTAAACTTTATTTGAATTTAAATACATTTAGATTGAATATATCTTATTATAAACTTATAGCTTATAAATTAATCTATTTTATTTGTATAATACAAGCTTAAATTAAAGAAAACTTGAAAAATTTAAATTTTCTTTGACTTTTTTATAAATATATTTATTAGTAATTATTTTTATTAGTAATATTTTTTATTAGTAAATATCTTTTATAGTAAACATTTTTGTTATTAAATATATTAGTAAATATTTACTAATATGATATGTTTTTAAAAAATAATTTATTTTTAAAAAGTAATTTAAAATTTAGAATATATCTAAGATTTATTATTATAAAATTGATTCATTCTATCATTAACTTGATCAAAATTAGGAATATTTGTTTGACATCCTTTTTTTTCTACAATAAATGATGAAACAGCTGAAGCAAATTTAGCACAATCTTCAAGGCTTTTTTCATTAATGTATCCATATAAAAACCCTGCTCTATAAGAATCACCTGCACCTGTCGGGTCAACAGCTGGTCGATAGATTGAATCAACTTTTAGCTTTTCTTTTTCAGTATAAATAACACTACCCTCTTTCCCGCATGTTTTAACAATAATAGTCGGACCTAGTTCTCTTAAACCATTTATATCACATTTTAATAAATTTTGAATTCTTTCTATTTCATGATGGTTCCCGAATAATATTGTACAATTATTTATAACCTCCTTGAGTTTTGGAGCATTATACATGTTTAAATCTTGTCCAGGGTCAAATGAAACTATTTTACTGTTATTTTTACCTAAAATACTACTTTTTATATTATATGTGGGATCTCCTGTAGCTAAATGAATTGCTTTACAGGATTGAACAGATGATTCTGGAGGATCATATTTTAAAAATTCTTTTCCAGCTCCCCAATAAAAATAAAATATTTGATCTTCTTTATTATTTGTCATACCAAACGCTGTTGGTGTATCTTCATTTTTAGATATAATCATTGAATCAGTATTAATTTTTAATTCAGCCATTTTCTCTAAGTATTCTGATTTTAAAAATTTTTCTCCAACTGCAGATATAAGAGATGTTTTAAGGCCTAATTTAGCTCCAACCATGGCTACATTTGCTCCAGCACCTCCATGGAATATTTTCATTGTTTTAATAGGAGTGGATGAGTTTGGGGCTGGAAATTTCTCTACTGTCATTATATAATCTATTGCTGTATGACCTATAACAAGTAAATCATCTTTTTTAATCAATTAAAAACCTCTTTCTATTTCTCTTTTTACTTTATATCATTTTATTCATTAATTATAGTATTAATAGAATATATCAATTTATACTTAATTTAATATACAATTATCTTAAATTAATATATAATTATCTTATTGGATATACAATTATACTTAATTTGATATAATAATTTAATTGATATAAAATAAATACTATAAATAAATTAGATATACAAACTTATATTTCTTTTTGGATAGTAAATGAAAACTAATATTAATATCATGATTATAATTATTATTTTATCTTATAGCTAGTATTTTAGTCCATGATCATTATTTTAGATTATAACTACTATTTTAGCCTATTTTCATGTATTTTTTCTATTTTTATTAATTTATTTATGATAGCTGTTTAGACATCTACTATTTATTTATAATTATTTTATATATTTTAATAATAGAAAAATATAAGTAGTATAATGTAAATATATTTAGTCCTAATAAAATAATAAATTCTTACATAATTTATTATCTAATGCATGAAAAGACGAACCCATACATGAGCTTATTCTTATTAGTTTCATGAAACATTAGATGGGAAATATGTTGGACATATTATTTTTAATTTTTATTTTTTTAAGAATATTATTTAAAATTATTTAATAATGTTGTTTTAAGTATATTATTTTGGAAACTATTATTTTAAGATTATTATTTAAGACTTTTTATTTGAAAATATTTGAATTAGGTGGTATTTAAATATTAAATTGATAACTTCATCTTCTTTTCTTTTGTTTTCCAAGGTTTTATAGGTATAAAACCTTCTCTAGATATTAATTTTTGACCATCATTCAAAAAGTATTCAATAAATTCTTGAACTTCTTTTTTTTCAGAATTAACTGCAATTAAACTAATAGCATGCTTTGTTTCTTCTTTTAAAACGTTATTTCCCTTAAAATAACTTCCATTTAAAAAAGTATATAATTTATTAGAGTTCTGCACAATTTTAAAAGCATCAAACTCTGATTTCACATTTTTTATTATTTTATAGGGTATATTATTTTCATCAAGAGTACTCCAAGCTAATCTTTGTGCTGTACCTTCGATAGATACAAATTCAAGATTTTTTAAATCTTTCATCTGTTTTATCTTCATGTTAGAGGACATTTCATTTGAAACAAGAACTAAATTATCATATCCAATCACTCTAAAGTCTAAATCATTTTTAAAAGCTATTTGAGGATCATCAAGAGCTAAAATATCAATCAAACCTTTTTTTGCTAGTTTATAAGCACTATTATCATCACTACTATAGATATCAACTTCAAAAGGCATTTCATTAGATATTGATTCTAAAAAGTTTGTTATTATATGTCCTCCAGCAATTATTAACTTATCAGTTTCAACTACTCTAGAATTGTATTTTTCATAAACGTTAACTAGATTTTTAGATTTTTCAGTTAAATAAGTTCTAGAACCAGAAATTTTAACTAAATCAAAACCAAGTTTTTTTTCAGCATTTTTAATTCTTCTATTTAGAACAGAATGAGATATATTAAGTCTTTTAGCCACGGCTCTTTGAGAACTCATTTCATCTAATAGCTTCAATGATTCAAATAGTTTATAGCTATAAGTTTCACCATTAATTTTAATCTCAACTTTTGGTTCAATCTTATATTTCATATAATTACTCACATTTTAGATATTTGATCAGATAAATATTGATTATTTGAAGTTTATTAGTTATCTTATTAGTTATGCTATTATCTATTTAAAAATTATAAAACAAATATTATAATTATAAAATATTATAAAATAGGTATAATTATAAAATAAGTATATAATTATAAAATAAAATCATAAAATATAATAATAAAAACATATTAAAATTAATAAATTATTTGTTTTATTAGCTAATATAATTTTAAATAAAATATAATTTTATATAAATATTTTTTATAAATATTCTAATAAATAATTTTAAATAAATAATATTATAAATTTTTAGATGGATAATCTTAAATAAATAATTTTAAATAAATTAAAATTTAATAAAAATCTATAATATATCTGACATAAAAATTATTTGACATAAAAATATAATATGATTATATTTATTATTCATTATACCATTATTTTTATAAGTATAATTTAAAGTTATTAAATCATGACTATTTATAATTTAATAAAAGTATTATTATCCTCTTAAAATTAATATAAGAATCTAAGGTTGAAATATGAAGTTAATGAAAGCAGCTATTGAAGAAATTTTAAGTAATATAGAGTCAGCTACTGAATTTATTGATGATGAAACAGTAAATGAGTTTATGAAAGTATTAACTGAATCAAAAAATGTATTTGTTATGGGTGCAGGAAGATCTGGACTTGTAGCTAAAGCTTTTGCTATGCGCTTAGTTCATTTAGGTATTAGTGCTTATGTTGTAGGTGAAACTATTTCTCCAGCTATATATGATGATGATTGTATATTGGCTATTTCAGGATCTGGTGAAACTAATACTATTGTTTCAGCAGTTGATATTGCTAAAAATAGAGGTTCTAAAGCTTTAGCTCTCACATCTTATCCAGAATCATCTTTAGGAAAACTTGCAGATTGTGTAATGAAAGTTAAAGGTAGAACTAAGATTGACATTGATGATGAGGATTATATTAAAAGACAAATTGATGGAAATTATGTTTCTGTAACTCCTCTTGGTACAGCATTTGAATTAACTTCCCTTATTTTTTTAGATGGTCTTATAGCTGAATTAATGCAAAAGATGGGTAAAACAGAGGATGATTTAAAATATCGTCACACTGTATTAGAGTAAATTCCTTAGTTATAATTTTTTAAATATTTTTTTATTTTCTCATATTTTCATTTATTTATTTTTATATTTTTATCTAATATTTTGTTTTTATAGTTTTTTACTCATCATCTAGGATTATGTCTTCTGCCCAAGAAATAGCTGCCGCTACTGTTGGAAAGCCTATAGTGCTTGTAATTGATATTAAAGTATTATAAATTTCATCATTTGTTGCTCCTGCTTCTAAAGCACGTCTTGTATGGCTATGAACAGCTCCCTCTGCTCTAATAGATGCACTTGCAGCTAACTGTATTAAATGAAGCGTTTTTTCATCAATCGGACCTTCTTTACTAGCTTTTCCAAGCTCTTCCAATGCTTTACCATATTCTTCAAATCTTTCTCTTATACTGGTATATTGTTTTGGTAAACTAATTTTAACATCTCCTTTTTTAATATATTCTCTTTTTAGAGTTTTTAAATGAAAATAATATTTTTAATTAATCTAACTTTTAATGGCTTTATTAATTTTAATAGTTCTAATAATTCTAATAGCTTTAATAATTTTAATAGCTTTAATAACTCTAATATTTTTAAGACCTTTAATAATTTTAAGATTTTTAATTTTTTTTTTTTTTTTTTTAAAAAAAAATGATTTTTAGAATATTACTCTATCCCAATGTGTATAAACATTGAATCTATCTTCTCTTATAAATCCAACTAATGTAACATTTCCTTTTTCTGCAACACTATATCCTGAAAAAGATGGTGCAGCGTTTGATGCAAGTAGAGGTATTCCTGATCTAACAATTTTTATAACCATATCTGCAGGCATCCTTCCACTATATATTATGTAGGAATTAAAAAAATCAAGTTTTTTTCTTGTTGCAGCACCTATTACTTTATCCACAGCTACGTGGCGACTGACATCTTCTCTAACAATGAATTGATTTTTATCATTATTTACAAATGCTGCTACATGAGTTCCACCAGTCTTTTGCCATATCTTAGCATTTTTTCTAAGTTTTTCTATATTTAAAAGTAATTCATCTTTTTCAACTTTCAAATCAGATTTTATTGGAGGTATAGCATTAATTTTTGACCTCCAACCACCAGCACTATCTGATGGAAGAATTAAATCTTTTTTTTCATTATAATTGTCTATTTCAACATCTATATTCATTCCATTAATCTTTATCTTTTTTATTTCTTCTGAATTTTTTATAATCCCTTCTCCTATCATATACCCTGTTGCAAAATCTTCAAGGGAATTATTTATACTTGAAAAATTATATATATGCTTATTATTAATCTTCAGGTTAGTTATTTCATCATATACTATTTCTTCAGAATTTTGAACGTTTTTCCCGTTTTTATAACTAATCGCATTAATATTTCTTGTTAACTTCAAAGTATCACTTTTTCTTATTTTTGATATTTTAATGAAATTATTAGATATTTTAATAACAGTCTTAATAATTTTTTGTCAATTATTATGAATTAATTATTATAATTTAATATTTATCAATTATTATAATTATTTATTTTTTTTATAAGATATATTTATCATTAAATGTGCTATTTGGGTAGGTTTATATAGAAAGAAGTTTATACATTATTTTGATATGTATTTTTATTCATATCGGAATAAGAGATACTAACTTTCCTATTAATCTAAAAATAATTAAATCCTCTAAAAATAATCAAATCAATCTAAAGATAATTAAATTAATATTAAATTAATCTAAATTAATCTAAATTAGTCTAAATTAATCTATATCAATTTATATTAATTTAAAAATAGTTTTACTAATTTAAATAGTTATTTTGAACTAAAAATAGCTATATTATTGTATATAATCTGATACTCTATTAATATATAAAAATACTATGTTTTGTGTAGTTATATTGAATATATTAAAATATTCTCTAAATTTTTTAAAAATCATAATATTACTCCTATTTAAAAAAATATTATATTATTTAAAAGTAAAAATACATATCTATAGTAAAACTATGTAATATCGAATAATCTCTTGGATTTTATGATAAAATAGGAAGATATTCTTTGATTTTTAAATAAAAACATTAAATATAGTACTAAAGTTAGTATTAAATATAATATTAAAAGTAGTATTATAATTAATATTAAGTTATAATATTAATATTAGTATTAATTGTAATTATAAAAGTAATATTGAAAATAAAAATAAAAATAAAAATTTCAAATTAAACTTTCAAAGGATTAAAAGCTTTCAAATAACTAAAAAATTCAGCAGAGTTTAAAAAACAGAATAATTGGCTAAGATATAATGAATGTTCCTAATAAACATGTTCTTAATAAAAGTATTCCTAATAAATATTTTGCATTAGTTATTTTAATATTTTTACCAATTTTTTTATTTTTTCTTTCCTTCTTTGTAGGAAGATTTCCAATTTTTCCAAATGATGTAGTATTAACATTATTAAGTGTTATAAATCCAAATTTAGCAGTTTCACCATCTATAACCTCTATAGTTTTTAATATTCGGCTTCCTAGAATTGTAGCTGCTATGTTAGTTGGAGCATCACTTGCTATAGCTGGAGCAGCTTTTCAAGGAATTTTTAAAAACCCACTAGTATCTCCAGATATACTTGGTGTGTCTGCAGGTTCTGGTTTTGGGGCATGTATTGCAATTTTATTAGCTGCAGGGAATTGGATGATTCAAGTTTTTGCCTTTATTTTTGGACTTATTTCAGTTTCAATAACATATTTAATTTCTAAAAGTTATAAATCTGGAGGAATACTTGTATTAGTTTTATGTGGTGTTGCAATATCTGCTTTTTTCAATGCATTAATTTCAGGAGCCAAATTTATAGCAGACCCGACTGATAAACTTCCTCAAATTGTTTATTGGCTGATGGGAAGTTTAGTAGATGTAAATATAGATAGATTATATGTTATTATAGTTCCTATTGTTATTGGGGCAACAATACTTCTAATGTTAAGATGGAGACTAAATATTTTAGCTATGGGAGATGAAGAAGCTCAATCTCTTGGTGTAAATCCTGGAAGACTAAGATTTATTATAATTATCGCTGCTACATTAGTAACAGCTGCGGCAGTTTCTATTAGTGGGATAATTGGTTGGGTTGGTCTTTTAATACCTCATATATCCCGTATGGTAGTTGGTCCTAATCATAAAGTACTGCTTCCAGCTAGTTTAAGTATTGGTGCTAGCTTTCTTTTACTTATAGATACAATTTCGAGAACAGTTATATCTATTGAAATACCAATTGGAATTTTAACTGCAATTATTGGAGTTCCAATATTCTTATATTTACTTAGAAAAGGTTATTCAGAATGGCATTAGCTTATGAATATAGAAAATTTATTGAAATTTTTTATTAAAAGTGATCTTTATGGATAAAATACTTGAAATTAAAAATGCTTCATTTTCTTATGATAATGAAAATAATGTTTTTGAGGATATAAGCTTTAGTATATCTAAAGGAGATGTTTTATGTGTTTTAGGACCCAATGGAACTGGAAAAACTACTTTATTAAAATCTTTAAATGGTTTAAATAATCTTAAATCAGGTGAAGTGATTTTAAAAGGAAATCCATTAAAATCACTTAGTTTTACAGATATAGCAAAAGTTATTGGATATATACCTCAAGGACATATTCCGACTTTTCCATTTTCAGTTCTTGATGTAATTTTAATGGGTAGATCTCCTTATCTTGGATTAACTGAGTCTCCAGGAGAAAAAGATATTAAAATAGCTGAAAATGTTTTAAAAAACCTTAATATATTACATATGGCTGATAGGGAATATACTAATTTAAGTGGTGGGGAAAAACAGTTGGTTTTTTTAGCTAGAGTTTTGGCTCAAGAACCTGATTTACTTATTTTAGATGAACCTACCTCTCATTTAGATTTTGGAAATCAAGTTAGATTTTTAGAAATTATTGATAATCTTTCAAAAAAAGGTTTGACCATTTTAATGTCTTCTCATTTTCCAGATCATGCATTTATATCTTCTAATAAAGTAGCTATAATGAAAAATAAACATTTAATTGATTTTGGAACTCCTGAAAATGTTATAACAGAGGAAACTCTTAAATTTCTTTATAATATTGATTTAGAACTATTAGAACTTTCCAATAATAGAAAAATTTGTGTTCCTATTAAAAGTAATTCTTTCTTTGATTTTGATTTTTTTAAAGAGTAATATACTAAGTTTTTAAATAGTAAATTTTTAAAATAATTATAGTTTGGTGTTAATATGAATATCATTGATAATAAAGAAATTTTTGAAGAACAATTGGAAAAAGCAGGTAAATTTCATGGAGATATTTGTGGCGGAATTGTAATAGGTACAAAATTAGCTATTTATGCACTTGGAAAATTAGGAATGGAACTAAATCAAAAAAATAAAGATTTGATTGTTTTTTTGGAGATTGATAGGTGTATGTCTGATGCTGTTCAAGCTGTAACTGGATGTTCTATGGGTAAAAGGTCTTTAAAACAAATGAATTATGGTAAATTTGCAGCTTCTTTTTATAAGATTTCCACTGGGGAATCTTTTAGAGTTACTGATCTTGATGCAAATTCTAAAGAAAAAAGAGATGAAACTACTGAAGAAATGATTGAAAGGTTCAAAAAAACTCCTAGTGATGAACTATTTAGTTTACAACCTGTTGAAATTATTTTAAATGAGAATGAGTTACCAGGAAGCCCTAGAGATAAAGTCTTTTGTGTTTCATGCAATGAAAAAGTAATGGATGGAAAACAGATTATTATTGGTGGAAAATCTCTTTGTAAATCATGTGCTGAAGGTTCATATTATAGAATTTTATAATCATCTTTGTTTATATTCATCTTTGAGTAGTTAGTTTATTTATTGATTAATTTAGTTTTTATTTCTTTTTTATTCTTATTTTCTTTTATATTTTCCATATATTCTATGATTTCTATATTTCCTATATTTTTATATTTTCTATAATATTCTATATTTTTTATATTTTTAACTGAATTTTTTTTATCTTAAATTGAATATTTTCATTTTGTATTTAATATTTACTAAAATAAATCATTATTCAATGAATAAAATCTATTATTATTAATAAATTATTATTTAATAAAATATATATATTATGAAAATTATACTGATAGTTAATATTATTTTATTACTAATAGGTGATTGTATGGGTAGCATTGATAAAGAAATTCAAGAACAAATTAAAGGAAAGATTAAAGCTGAAATCCAAGCTGAAATCCAAGATCAGATTAAAGGTAAAGTAGAAGCTGAAGTTGAAAAACAAGTTCAAGAACAGATTAAAGGAAAAATTAATGAAAAAATTGAAGCTGAAATAGATGCTCAAATTAGGGGTCAAGCTAGGGATAAAATTAATAAAAAGATTCAAGAACAAATAATTGGAAAAGATTAGTTTTATTTTTAATATATTACTGTCAATATCTTACCATTAAGGTCTTATCATTAATATCTTATTATTAATATTTTATTTTTATATTATTTTCATTGTTTTTTTATTATTTTAATCGTTTTATATTTTTTATATTTTTTTGCATTATTTTTATATTATTTTCATTGTTTTTTTATTATTTTAATCGTTTTATATTTTTTGCATTATTTTTATGTTATTTTTTTATTATCTTTTTTATTATTTTTTTAGATTATTCTTAAATTGTTTTTATTTTATTTTTATTCTTATCCTTTTTTAATGTAAACAATATCTTTATTATTATATTATTACAATTTATTATTATTTTATTATATAAATAATATTTATTTCTATATTTTATTACTGTTATATGTTATAGTTAATAGTTTATAATAATCTGTTATTATATTAAAATTGATAATTAGTAATTTACAAGTAAAT
This genomic interval carries:
- a CDS encoding carboxymuconolactone decarboxylase family protein, which codes for MKKGDVKISLPKQYTSIRERFEEYGKALEELGKASKEGPIDEKTLHLIQLAASASIRAEGAVHSHTRRALEAGATNDEIYNTLISITSTIGFPTVAAAISWAEDIILDDE
- a CDS encoding FecCD family ABC transporter permease, with amino-acid sequence MNVPNKHVLNKSIPNKYFALVILIFLPIFLFFLSFFVGRFPIFPNDVVLTLLSVINPNLAVSPSITSIVFNIRLPRIVAAMLVGASLAIAGAAFQGIFKNPLVSPDILGVSAGSGFGACIAILLAAGNWMIQVFAFIFGLISVSITYLISKSYKSGGILVLVLCGVAISAFFNALISGAKFIADPTDKLPQIVYWLMGSLVDVNIDRLYVIIVPIVIGATILLMLRWRLNILAMGDEEAQSLGVNPGRLRFIIIIAATLVTAAAVSISGIIGWVGLLIPHISRMVVGPNHKVLLPASLSIGASFLLLIDTISRTVISIEIPIGILTAIIGVPIFLYLLRKGYSEWH
- the fdhD gene encoding formate dehydrogenase accessory sulfurtransferase FdhD, which translates into the protein MKLTRNINAISYKNGKNVQNSEEIVYDEITNLKINNKHIYNFSSINNSLEDFATGYMIGEGIIKNSEEIKKIKINGMNIDVEIDNYNEKKDLILPSDSAGGWRSKINAIPPIKSDLKVEKDELLLNIEKLRKNAKIWQKTGGTHVAAFVNNDKNQFIVREDVSRHVAVDKVIGAATRKKLDFFNSYIIYSGRMPADMVIKIVRSGIPLLASNAAPSFSGYSVAEKGNVTLVGFIREDRFNVYTHWDRVIF
- a CDS encoding FmdE family protein — encoded protein: MNIIDNKEIFEEQLEKAGKFHGDICGGIVIGTKLAIYALGKLGMELNQKNKDLIVFLEIDRCMSDAVQAVTGCSMGKRSLKQMNYGKFAASFYKISTGESFRVTDLDANSKEKRDETTEEMIERFKKTPSDELFSLQPVEIILNENELPGSPRDKVFCVSCNEKVMDGKQIIIGGKSLCKSCAEGSYYRIL
- a CDS encoding ABC transporter ATP-binding protein, giving the protein MIFMDKILEIKNASFSYDNENNVFEDISFSISKGDVLCVLGPNGTGKTTLLKSLNGLNNLKSGEVILKGNPLKSLSFTDIAKVIGYIPQGHIPTFPFSVLDVILMGRSPYLGLTESPGEKDIKIAENVLKNLNILHMADREYTNLSGGEKQLVFLARVLAQEPDLLILDEPTSHLDFGNQVRFLEIIDNLSKKGLTILMSSHFPDHAFISSNKVAIMKNKHLIDFGTPENVITEETLKFLYNIDLELLELSNNRKICVPIKSNSFFDFDFFKE
- a CDS encoding carbohydrate kinase family protein → MIKKDDLLVIGHTAIDYIMTVEKFPAPNSSTPIKTMKIFHGGAGANVAMVGAKLGLKTSLISAVGEKFLKSEYLEKMAELKINTDSMIISKNEDTPTAFGMTNNKEDQIFYFYWGAGKEFLKYDPPESSVQSCKAIHLATGDPTYNIKSSILGKNNSKIVSFDPGQDLNMYNAPKLKEVINNCTILFGNHHEIERIQNLLKCDINGLRELGPTIIVKTCGKEGSVIYTEKEKLKVDSIYRPAVDPTGAGDSYRAGFLYGYINEKSLEDCAKFASAVSSFIVEKKGCQTNIPNFDQVNDRMNQFYNNKS
- the thiC gene encoding phosphomethylpyrimidine synthase encodes the protein MTQIEDAKNGIITEEMKIVAEKEGVSEEFIRNSVANGTIVIPSNVNRDITPCGIGEGLRTKVNATIGTSTDIVDFDEEEKKAQIAIDNQADSLMELSIGGDLDEIRRRILKMSDIPVGSVPIYQAAIETIRKTGSAIDMDEEIMFKTIEKQAKDGIDFMAIHSSVNIETLARLKRQGREGGLVSRGGAFISAWIVENERENPLFENFDYILDIAKEHDVVLSLANAMRAGAIADSTDRAQVQELIILGELVDKCREAGVQSMIEGPGHIPINEIPANVTIQKKMCGGAPFYMLGPIVCDIAPGYDHIVSSIGAAASAKAGANFICYVTPAEHLALPGPEDVKAGVISTRIGTYVGDMAKGVHNGEKDLAMANARKKLDWESQYNLAICPADARAIRENRPPEDPDTCTMCGNYCAVKIVNEWLDQAEPDFFDNV
- a CDS encoding helix-turn-helix domain-containing protein; the protein is MKYKIEPKVEIKINGETYSYKLFESLKLLDEMSSQRAVAKRLNISHSVLNRRIKNAEKKLGFDLVKISGSRTYLTEKSKNLVNVYEKYNSRVVETDKLIIAGGHIITNFLESISNEMPFEVDIYSSDDNSAYKLAKKGLIDILALDDPQIAFKNDLDFRVIGYDNLVLVSNEMSSNMKIKQMKDLKNLEFVSIEGTAQRLAWSTLDENNIPYKIIKNVKSEFDAFKIVQNSNKLYTFLNGSYFKGNNVLKEETKHAISLIAVNSEKKEVQEFIEYFLNDGQKLISREGFIPIKPWKTKEKKMKLSI
- the hxlB gene encoding 6-phospho-3-hexuloisomerase — protein: MKLMKAAIEEILSNIESATEFIDDETVNEFMKVLTESKNVFVMGAGRSGLVAKAFAMRLVHLGISAYVVGETISPAIYDDDCILAISGSGETNTIVSAVDIAKNRGSKALALTSYPESSLGKLADCVMKVKGRTKIDIDDEDYIKRQIDGNYVSVTPLGTAFELTSLIFLDGLIAELMQKMGKTEDDLKYRHTVLE